The following are encoded in a window of Castanea sativa cultivar Marrone di Chiusa Pesio chromosome 9, ASM4071231v1 genomic DNA:
- the LOC142608659 gene encoding uncharacterized protein LOC142608659: MTTARTPTGETPFRLTYGTKAVIPVEVGITSMRREIFNKKSNKDKLRVNLDCLDEVRDKASDKVTKYQWKMVAYYNKRVKLRRLEIGDLVLRKVTPVTRDPTQGKLGPTWEGPYKFVHYSRQGSYHLETLDGQKLP, from the coding sequence ATGACTACAGCAAGAACtccaacaggagagacccctttcAGGCTCACTTACGGCACCAAGGCAGTCATCCCAGTCGAAGTAGGAATAACCAGCATGAGGCGAGAAATATTCAACAAGAAGAGTAACAAGGACAAGCTACGAGTCAACCTGGACTGTCTGGATGAAGTGAGAGACAAAGCCTCCGATAAGGTGACGAAGTACCAGTGGAAGATGGTTGCATACTACAACAAGAGAGTGAAGCTCAGACGACTTGAGATAGGAGACCTTGTCTTACGCAAGGTCACCCCAGTAACTAGAGATCCCacccaaggaaagctcggccctACATGGGAAGGTCCATACAAGTTCGTCCATTATTCCAGACAAGGCAGTTATCATTTGGAAACCCTAGACGGACAGAAACTCCCATGA